In Zea mays cultivar B73 chromosome 7, Zm-B73-REFERENCE-NAM-5.0, whole genome shotgun sequence, the following proteins share a genomic window:
- the LOC100281784 gene encoding GRAS family transcription factor containing protein — MMQFTHTAPPPPPLHPNGHAGGLGLGLFLDVGAPRAARPWPGSFPTPASKISLGNLNSTSCMEQLLVHCANAIEANDATLTQQILWVLNNIAPPDGDSNQRLTAAFLCALVARASRTGACKAVTAAVAAAVESAALHVHRFTAVELASFVDLTPWHRFGYTAANAAILEAVEGFPAVHVVELGTTHCMQIPTLIDMLASRPEGPPILRLTVADVAPCAPPPALDMSYEELGAKLTNFARSRNMSMDFRVVPTTPADAFTSLVDQLRVQQLVMDGTEALVLNFHMLLHTVPDETAGSVSLTHPVSLRTMLLKSLRTLDPNLVVVVEEDADFTADDVVGRLRAAFNFLWIPYDAVDTFLPKGSEQRRWYEAEIGWKVENVLAQEGVDRVERQEDRGRWGQRMRSAGFRAVSFGEEAAGEVKAMLNEHAAGWGMKREDDDLVLTWKGHNVVFASAWAPS, encoded by the coding sequence ATGATGCAGTTCACGCACActgcgccaccgccgccgcctctgCACCCTAACGGACATGCTGGAGGGCTAGGGCTCGGGCTGTTCCTTGACGTCGGCGCGCCCAGGGCCGCACGCCCCTGGCCGGGGAGCTTCCCGACGCCTGCGTCCAAGATCTCGCTCGGCAACCTCAACAGCACCAGCTGCATGGAGCAGCTGCTGGTGCACTGCGCCAACGCCATCGAGGCCAACGACGCCACGCTCACGCAGCAGATCCTGTGGGTGCTCAACAACATCGCGCCGCCGGACGGGGACTCCAACCAGCGCCTCACGGCGGCGTTCCTCTGCGCGCTCGTCGCGCGCGCGTCCAGGACCGGCGCGTGCAAGGCGGtcaccgccgccgtcgccgccgccgtcgagtcGGCCGCGCTCCACGTGCACCGCTTCACGGCCGTCGAGCTCGCCAGCTTCGTCGACCTCACGCCCTGGCACCGCTTCGGCTACACGGCCGCCAACGCCGCCATCCTCGAGGCCGTCGAGGGCTTCCCCGCCGTGCACGTCGTCGAGCTCGGCACGACGCACTGCATGCAGATcccgacgctcatcgacatgctcGCCAGCCGGCCCGAGGGGCCCCCGATCCTCCGGCTCACGGTCGCTGACGTCGcgccctgcgcgccgccgccggcccTCGACATGTCCTACGAGGAGCTGGGCGCGAAGCTGACCAATTTCGCGCGATCGCGCAATATGTCCATGGACTTCCGGGTGGTGCCCACCACGCCGGCCGACGCGTTCACGTCCCTGGTGGACCAGCTCAGGGTGCAGCAGCTGGTCATGGACGGGACCGAGGCGCTCGTCCTGAACTTCCACATGCTGCTGCACACCGTGCCGGACGAGACGGCGGGGTCTGTCAGCCTGACGCATCCGGTATCGCTCCGGACCATGCTCCTCAAGTCCCTCCGGACGCTCGACCCCAACCTGGTCGTGGTGGTTGAGGAGGACGCGGACTTCACGGCGGACGACGTGGTGGGGAGGCTCCGCGCGGCGTTCAACTTCCTCTGGATCCCGTACGACGCCGTGGACACGTTCCTGCCCAAGGGGAGCGAGCAGCGGCGGTGGTACGAGGCGGAGATCGGGTGGAAGGTGGAGAACGTGCTGGCGCAGGAGGGCGTGGATCGGGTGGAGCGGCAGGAGGACAGGGGGAGGTGGGGCCAGAGAATGCGCAGCGCGGGGTTCCGGGCGGTGTCGTTCGGCGAGGAGGCCGCCGGGGAGGTGAAGGCGATGCTGAACGAGCACGCGGCGGGGTGGGGGATGAAGCGGGAGGACGACGACCTGGTGCTCACGTGGAAAGGCCACAACGTCGTGTTCGCGTCGGCGTGGGCGCCGTCGTGA